The segment CGACAGCAGTTGTTCCGGCGACATATAGGGCAGTGTGCCGCCAACGCCGTTGCTGTTGGCGTCAAGATTGCGCATCTCGGTTGCCAGATTAAAGTCCAAGAGCAGCGGCGTGCCGTCCTCACTGATGAGCACGTTCGCCGGCTTCAGATCGCGATGAATGATTCCTCGCCGATGCGCATGCGCCAGTCCAGCGGCGACACCCGAGATGATCCGCAGTGCTGCGTCGACACGACCGGCGCTCGTCTCAGAAGTCACGGACGCCCGTGTCTCGGCTGTTCCGTGACGCGAATGCGTCGTCGTCGTTTCGCTGCGGAAGGAGTTCGTGACGTCGATCCGGGCATCAGCGGTTTCATGCGCCGAGCGTCGCGAACTGTCATTTGTGCCCCGTCGTTCCCGCAGCCAATCGGCCAACGTGCGGTCGCCTCGATACGGCATGCACAGCACTTGCAGACCTTCGTGCCGATGGAGCGAATAGATCGGCACGATGTTGGCATGCTGCAATTGCGCCAAACGTTCCGGTTCGACGGTCACTTCCGTCGTGACCTTCACGACCACGTGTCGATGCGCCAGGTCCGCTTGCTCGGCCAGGTACACGCGCCCAAAAGCGCCGCGGCCCAATTCGCGAATCAGTTGGAAGCCCTGCAGGCGATCGCCGACACGGGGGAACTTCGCCGCACTCGTCGGCGCGGCATCGTCTGGCCAGGAACTCACATCAATGGCGAACCGTCGCGCGTACTCGTCCCGCCGTACCGCCTGTCCAGCGTCTCGGCGCAAGCGATACTCTTCGAAGGCGAGTGCCGCGAGCGCGGCGCGATCCGCCAGGACGTCGCCATGTTCGTCGAGATACTCGTCGAGTCGCCGCGGATGTCCGGACTGCCAACTGTATTCCAGGTCGACCCGCATCAATTCCAACGCTACGTCGCGATAGGAATCACTGTCAGTCGCGGGCAGAAAGCGGCGCAACGCCACCGATTGCCCCTCGGCCCGGGCCTGTTCGTAGGCTTCGACGATACTGTCCAGTTCAGTCGCCATGCGTCGAATCGCCGATCAAGGTTCCCAATCGCTGCCGAAATTGCTGTAGCACCCGCTCGACCGATCGCTTCGCCCGGCCAGTCTCCGTGGCGATCTCGTTGACTTCGTGCCCGGCAATGCGCATCTCAATCATGTTGCGATGCGCGTCCGGCAATTCCGCGAGCAACTCGTCGACCACGATTTGCAGCATTCGCAATGGCGCCTCATCCTCGCGGGCGGCGGCTTCCAATGCATCGCCAGCCTGACTCGCCGAGCAGGTCGCCCCCGCGTCGCGCTTGGCGGCGCGGTGATAAGCCCCCTGCGCGCGAA is part of the Planctomycetia bacterium genome and harbors:
- a CDS encoding ECF-type sigma factor, which encodes MPLLEGELTDRSLLRRFRSGEEDAATRLYVRYARRLEALARAQSGAALAARLDPEDIVQSVFRTFFRRASAGQYEIPEGEELWKLFLVIALNKIRAQGAYHRAAKRDAGATCSASQAGDALEAAAREDEAPLRMLQIVVDELLAELPDAHRNMIEMRIAGHEVNEIATETGRAKRSVERVLQQFRQRLGTLIGDSTHGD